Proteins encoded within one genomic window of Streptomyces profundus:
- a CDS encoding DUF5667 domain-containing protein, whose product MIGSVSANRRALAFAQLLEEAHPPEEPRCGEEPRHNEVTPAARPHAGSAQGVEQSALLSVVDRLTALPRPELSAETRADQRAALLTAMNDTRAEGGAEAAQRPALVPQQQRREHAGGLAVGPFGRLRPRSRLSKGLAAGGLAAGVAAGAFGGVAAASGDALPGDTLYGLKRGMEDLRLDFASGDADRGQLYLDHAATRLHEAQQLLTQEPPDGTPDHERLGEVRRALSNMRDDAAEGHRLLTRAYETDGTIGSIQSLSSFFEGQSTTWDEVRRLLPPQLGDVKAEVTDVLDAMQEDIAPLRSLLPPEPEGTALADERSNGSLRPSATADAEPMASPSRALSGPGSAADEAAPDAEAGSASPEPPAESGGLLGGTGLLDTIVPEEQPRTQGPSNTPESTKPQEGDDITIPPLLDDLLPDLGLEVRPDDTGD is encoded by the coding sequence GTGATCGGTTCCGTGTCGGCAAACCGCCGCGCCCTTGCCTTCGCCCAGCTGCTCGAAGAGGCCCACCCACCAGAGGAGCCCCGTTGCGGCGAAGAGCCCCGGCATAACGAAGTGACCCCGGCGGCCAGGCCCCATGCCGGCTCCGCCCAAGGGGTCGAGCAGTCCGCCCTGTTGTCCGTGGTGGACCGGCTGACCGCCCTGCCCAGGCCCGAGCTGTCCGCCGAGACACGCGCGGACCAGCGCGCCGCGCTGCTCACCGCGATGAACGACACCCGAGCCGAGGGCGGCGCCGAAGCCGCCCAGAGGCCGGCCCTGGTCCCCCAGCAACAGCGCAGGGAGCATGCCGGTGGCCTCGCCGTCGGGCCGTTCGGCCGGCTGCGCCCGCGCTCCCGGCTCTCCAAGGGGCTGGCCGCCGGCGGGCTCGCCGCCGGCGTGGCGGCCGGCGCCTTCGGCGGCGTCGCCGCCGCCTCGGGCGACGCCCTGCCGGGCGACACCCTGTACGGCCTGAAACGCGGCATGGAGGATCTCCGCCTGGACTTCGCCAGCGGCGACGCCGACCGCGGCCAGCTCTACCTCGACCACGCCGCCACCCGACTCCACGAGGCCCAACAGCTGCTCACCCAGGAGCCACCCGACGGCACACCGGACCACGAGCGGCTCGGCGAGGTCCGCCGCGCGCTCTCCAACATGCGCGACGACGCCGCCGAGGGCCACCGGCTGCTCACCCGCGCCTACGAGACCGACGGCACCATCGGCTCCATCCAGTCCCTCTCCAGCTTCTTCGAGGGCCAGAGCACCACCTGGGACGAGGTCCGCCGGCTCCTCCCGCCCCAACTGGGCGATGTGAAGGCCGAGGTCACCGACGTCCTGGACGCCATGCAGGAGGACATCGCGCCGCTCCGCTCGCTGCTTCCGCCCGAGCCGGAGGGCACCGCCCTGGCCGACGAGCGGAGCAACGGCTCGCTGCGCCCTTCGGCGACGGCCGACGCCGAGCCCATGGCCTCGCCCAGCCGCGCCCTGTCCGGCCCTGGCAGCGCGGCCGACGAGGCCGCCCCCGATGCCGAGGCGGGTTCGGCCAGCCCCGAGCCGCCGGCCGAGAGCGGCGGCCTGCTCGGCGGCACCGGCCTGCTCGACACCATCGTCCCCGAGGAGCAGCCCAGAACACAGGGCCCGTCCAACACCCCGGAGTCCACCAAGCCGCAGGAGGGCGACGACATCACCATCCCGCCCCTGTTGGACGATCTGCTGCCCGATCTCGGCCTGGAGGTCAGACCCGACGACACCGGAGACTGA
- a CDS encoding acetoin utilization protein AcuC — protein sequence MSGEARLLWDEKVTHYNFGPGHPMDPVRLTLTMALVEALGLDRRIAVSGASPADEATLRTVHQPDYVSAVQRASRQPEDADEKFGLGTSDNWAFAGMHEASALIAGQSVAGAETVWHGQAAHAVNFAGGLHHAMPGSASGFCVYNDAALAVARLLELGAERVAYLDLDVHHGDGVQSVFWSDPRVLTISVHEHPRTLFPHTGRPEETGAEQAPGSAVNVALPAGSSDEEWLRALHAVVPELLAEFRPQALVSQHGADTHFEDPLAHLTLSLDAQRLGAEAVHAWAHSYADGRWLALGGGGYAVVDVVPRIWSHLVGIAAHAPVAPETLVPEEWQQRVYALTRGIGPQRMTDGRSPRWTEWGAGYDPADRVDQAILATRRAVFPLHGLLA from the coding sequence ATGAGCGGAGAAGCGCGTCTGCTGTGGGACGAGAAGGTCACACACTACAACTTCGGCCCTGGCCACCCCATGGATCCGGTGCGGTTGACCCTGACCATGGCCCTGGTCGAGGCGCTCGGCCTCGACCGGCGGATCGCCGTCAGTGGCGCGTCCCCGGCGGACGAGGCCACGCTGCGCACGGTCCATCAACCGGACTACGTGTCCGCCGTGCAACGCGCATCCCGCCAACCCGAGGACGCCGACGAGAAGTTCGGGCTCGGCACGAGTGACAACTGGGCCTTCGCCGGGATGCACGAGGCATCAGCGCTGATCGCCGGCCAGTCCGTCGCCGGGGCCGAGACGGTGTGGCACGGCCAGGCCGCGCACGCCGTGAACTTCGCCGGCGGGCTCCACCACGCGATGCCAGGCTCCGCCTCCGGCTTCTGCGTCTACAACGACGCCGCCCTCGCCGTCGCGCGCCTGCTTGAGCTGGGCGCCGAACGCGTCGCCTACCTCGACCTGGACGTGCACCACGGGGACGGGGTGCAGAGCGTCTTCTGGTCCGACCCCAGGGTGCTCACCATCTCCGTGCACGAGCACCCCCGCACCCTCTTCCCGCACACCGGCCGCCCCGAGGAGACCGGAGCTGAGCAGGCCCCCGGTAGCGCGGTCAACGTCGCCCTGCCGGCGGGGAGTTCCGACGAGGAGTGGCTCCGGGCCCTGCACGCGGTCGTGCCCGAGCTGCTGGCCGAGTTCCGCCCCCAGGCGCTGGTCTCCCAACACGGGGCCGACACCCACTTCGAGGATCCACTCGCCCATCTCACGCTCAGCCTTGACGCTCAGCGGCTGGGCGCCGAGGCTGTTCACGCCTGGGCGCACAGCTATGCGGACGGTCGGTGGCTGGCCCTCGGCGGCGGTGGATACGCGGTGGTGGACGTGGTGCCGCGGATCTGGAGCCACCTGGTGGGCATCGCGGCACATGCCCCCGTGGCCCCTGAGACGCTGGTCCCCGAGGAGTGGCAACAGCGCGTCTACGCGCTGACCCGGGGGATCGGGCCGCAGCGGATGACGGACGGCCGGTCGCCTCGTTGGACGGAGTGGGGTGCGGGATACGACCCGGCGGATCGGGTGGACCAGGCGATCCTCGCCACCCGGCGCGCGGTCTTCCCCCTGCACGGTCTACTCGCCTGA
- a CDS encoding NAD-dependent epimerase/dehydratase family protein, which translates to MGRNVLVTGAAGQLGGRLLRFLRRDAGVARLIGVDSRAPVSPVPDTEFVRIDLNGPTVVSVLVERAVDTVVHLDLREEAGAPGGRTSAREANVLGTMRLLGACQRVPGVRRLVVRSSTRIYGGSAREPAVFDEDSPPRAPGGEGFARDVAEVEEYVRGFARRRPDVSVTVLRFAHLLGPGSDAPLAAYFRLPVLPTVWGYDPRLQLLHEDDALEVLGRASGEPGLDEGAFTVFNVAGDGVVTLSQAARRLGRPTVPLMSPLAPWFGSTLRAMGVAGVSAERFRSLLAGRVVRTARLRAAMGGPLPHSTALTIADFGAVHGPGLLPPDTLSQAFDRFQEALRRG; encoded by the coding sequence ATGGGGAGGAACGTGCTGGTCACCGGGGCCGCTGGCCAGCTGGGCGGCCGGCTGCTCCGCTTTCTGCGGCGGGACGCGGGGGTGGCGCGGCTGATCGGTGTGGACAGCCGGGCCCCGGTGAGCCCCGTGCCGGACACGGAGTTCGTGCGGATCGACCTCAACGGGCCGACGGTCGTCTCGGTGCTGGTGGAGCGCGCCGTGGACACGGTGGTGCACCTCGACCTCCGGGAGGAGGCGGGAGCGCCAGGGGGGCGGACGTCGGCGCGGGAGGCGAACGTCCTGGGCACGATGCGGCTCCTCGGCGCCTGCCAGCGGGTCCCCGGGGTGCGACGGCTGGTCGTCCGCTCCAGCACGCGGATCTATGGCGGCTCGGCGCGCGAGCCGGCCGTGTTCGACGAGGACAGCCCGCCGAGGGCGCCGGGCGGCGAGGGCTTCGCGAGGGATGTGGCCGAGGTCGAGGAGTATGTGCGGGGCTTCGCCCGGCGGCGCCCCGATGTGTCCGTCACGGTGCTGCGGTTCGCGCATCTGTTGGGCCCGGGGTCGGACGCCCCGCTGGCGGCCTACTTCCGGCTGCCGGTGCTGCCCACGGTGTGGGGCTATGACCCGCGCCTCCAACTGCTGCACGAGGACGACGCGCTGGAGGTGTTGGGCCGTGCGTCGGGCGAACCGGGTCTGGACGAGGGGGCGTTCACGGTGTTCAACGTGGCCGGTGACGGGGTGGTGACGCTCTCCCAGGCCGCGCGCCGGCTGGGGCGGCCCACGGTGCCCCTGATGTCGCCGCTCGCCCCCTGGTTCGGTTCGACGCTGCGGGCGATGGGGGTCGCCGGCGTCTCGGCGGAGCGGTTCCGTTCCCTGCTGGCCGGCCGGGTGGTGCGGACCGCGCGGCTGCGGGCGGCGATGGGGGGCCCGCTGCCGCACAGCACGGCGTTGACCATCGCGGACTTCGGGGCCGTCCACGGGCCCGGGCTGCTGCCGCCCGACACCCTCTCGCAGGCGTTCGACCGGTTCCAGGAGGCGTTGCGTCGTGGCTGA
- a CDS encoding glutaredoxin family protein, giving the protein MSLLRRASRKRPVAERVVTLIGRSGCHLCDDARQVVSEVCDELGARWEERDIDQDAELRRRYWEQIPVVLVDGEQHDFWRVDERRLRRALGA; this is encoded by the coding sequence ATGAGTCTGCTGCGCCGTGCCTCCCGTAAGCGTCCGGTCGCCGAGCGTGTGGTGACGTTGATCGGCCGGTCCGGGTGTCATCTCTGCGATGACGCGCGGCAGGTGGTCAGCGAGGTGTGCGACGAGTTGGGAGCTCGTTGGGAGGAGCGGGACATCGACCAGGACGCCGAGTTGCGCCGCAGGTACTGGGAGCAGATCCCGGTGGTGTTGGTGGACGGGGAGCAGCACGATTTCTGGCGGGTCGACGAGCGGCGGCTGCGGCGGGCTTTGGGGGCTTGA
- a CDS encoding redox-sensing transcriptional repressor Rex, protein MATGRNHRPATRSRGIPEATVARLPLYLRALTALSERSVPTVSSEELASAAGVNSAKLRKDFSYLGSYGTRGVGYDVEYLVYQISRELGLTQDWPVVIVGIGNLGAALANYGGFASRGFRVAALIDADPTLAGRQVAGIPVRHVDELEEIIDANGVSIGVITTPGGAAQQVCDRLVAAGITSILNFAPTVLTVPEGVDVRKVDLSIELQILAFHEQRKAAEAMAGEVPESAAPGRAVRGTGREQGPEGDIPAVMPA, encoded by the coding sequence GTGGCAACTGGCCGAAATCACCGACCGGCGACCCGAAGCCGAGGAATTCCCGAGGCGACCGTCGCGCGGCTCCCCCTGTATCTGCGGGCCTTGACGGCGCTGTCCGAGCGCTCGGTGCCCACGGTGTCGTCCGAGGAGCTGGCGAGCGCCGCCGGAGTCAACTCGGCGAAGCTCCGCAAGGACTTCTCCTACCTGGGCAGTTACGGCACCAGGGGCGTCGGCTACGACGTCGAGTACCTCGTCTACCAGATCTCGCGTGAGCTGGGTCTCACCCAGGACTGGCCCGTGGTGATCGTCGGTATCGGTAACCTCGGCGCCGCGCTCGCCAACTACGGCGGATTCGCCTCCCGGGGCTTCCGGGTCGCCGCGCTGATCGACGCCGACCCCACGCTGGCCGGGCGCCAGGTGGCCGGCATCCCGGTGCGTCATGTGGACGAGCTGGAGGAGATCATCGACGCCAACGGGGTTTCCATCGGTGTGATCACCACCCCGGGCGGCGCGGCCCAGCAGGTGTGCGACCGGCTGGTCGCCGCCGGGATCACGTCCATCCTCAACTTCGCCCCCACCGTGCTGACGGTGCCCGAGGGGGTCGACGTGCGCAAGGTCGACCTCTCCATCGAGTTGCAGATCCTCGCCTTCCACGAGCAGCGGAAGGCCGCCGAGGCGATGGCGGGCGAGGTGCCCGAGTCCGCGGCGCCGGGGCGCGCGGTGCGGGGGACGGGGCGCGAGCAAGGTCCGGAGGGGGACATTCCGGCGGTGATGCCGGCATGA
- a CDS encoding 30S ribosomal protein bS22 has protein sequence MGSVIKKRRKRMAKKKHRKLLKRTRVQRRNKK, from the coding sequence GTGGGCTCTGTTATCAAAAAGCGGCGTAAGCGGATGGCGAAGAAGAAGCACCGCAAGTTGCTGAAGCGCACTCGTGTGCAGCGTCGCAACAAGAAGTGA
- a CDS encoding HAD family hydrolase: MARPRYSGFPALTSWAARPKGWLAARRRTATERSVLAGEAAAEAARQAAHAPAREDEDAPAFPTPGDPRAAAFFDLDNTVMQGAAIFHLGRGLYKRKFFTKRELVRFAWQQAYFRLAGSEHSGHMADAKDSALSIVQGHRVADLMAIGEEIYDEYMAGRIWPGTRALAQAHLDAGQRVWLVTAAPVETAAIIARRLGLTGALGTVAESVGGVYTGRLVGEPLHGPAKAVAVRALAEAEGLDLARCAAYSDSANDIPLLSLVGHPYAINPDSQLRAHAKEMGWRLRDYRRGRKAVRIGVPAAAGAGAVVGGAAAAVAVHRRRR, encoded by the coding sequence ATGGCCAGGCCCCGCTATTCCGGCTTTCCCGCGCTGACCTCGTGGGCCGCCCGTCCCAAGGGCTGGCTCGCCGCACGCCGACGCACGGCGACCGAGCGCAGCGTGCTGGCGGGTGAGGCGGCGGCCGAGGCCGCGCGCCAGGCAGCGCACGCCCCCGCGCGAGAAGACGAGGACGCGCCCGCCTTCCCCACCCCTGGCGACCCCAGGGCCGCCGCCTTCTTCGACCTGGACAACACGGTCATGCAGGGCGCGGCGATCTTCCACCTCGGACGCGGCCTCTACAAGCGGAAGTTCTTCACCAAGCGCGAACTGGTCCGCTTCGCCTGGCAGCAGGCGTACTTCCGGCTGGCCGGCTCCGAGCACTCGGGGCACATGGCGGACGCCAAGGACAGCGCCCTCTCCATCGTCCAGGGCCACCGGGTCGCCGATCTGATGGCCATCGGCGAGGAGATCTACGACGAGTACATGGCCGGCCGCATCTGGCCGGGCACCAGGGCCCTCGCCCAGGCGCACCTGGACGCCGGCCAGCGCGTGTGGCTGGTGACGGCGGCCCCCGTCGAGACGGCGGCGATCATCGCCCGCAGGCTCGGCCTGACCGGCGCGCTCGGCACGGTCGCCGAGTCCGTCGGCGGCGTCTACACGGGCCGCCTGGTGGGCGAGCCCCTGCACGGCCCGGCCAAGGCCGTGGCGGTCAGGGCGCTGGCCGAGGCCGAGGGCCTGGACCTGGCCCGCTGCGCCGCCTACAGCGACTCGGCCAACGACATCCCGTTGCTGTCACTGGTCGGCCACCCCTACGCGATCAACCCGGACAGCCAACTGCGCGCCCACGCGAAGGAGATGGGCTGGCGGCTGCGGGACTACCGCAGGGGCCGCAAGGCCGTCCGCATCGGGGTGCCGGCCGCGGCCGGCGCGGGCGCGGTGGTCGGCGGGGCCGCCGCCGCGGTCGCGGTCCATCGCCGCCGCCGCTGA
- a CDS encoding helix-turn-helix domain-containing protein, producing the protein MAAGERLLSEAKFLTVAEVAAVMRVSKMTVYRLVHAGHLPAIRVGRSFRVPEQAVHEYLRESFVGVESA; encoded by the coding sequence ATGGCTGCTGGTGAAAGGCTTCTTAGCGAGGCCAAGTTCCTGACCGTGGCGGAGGTCGCCGCGGTGATGCGAGTCTCCAAGATGACCGTGTACCGCTTGGTGCACGCCGGTCATCTGCCTGCGATTCGAGTGGGAAGGTCCTTCCGAGTTCCCGAGCAAGCCGTTCATGAGTACCTCCGAGAGTCCTTTGTGGGCGTGGAAAGCGCCTGA
- a CDS encoding ECF subfamily RNA polymerase sigma factor, BldN family, producing the protein MYPHVGVVASGLATLRTTVLDRLRDLVPPAFATPAFATPVPAGPFAYALAESTAGPTTVGRRARAGSAGASTARRPAADSDSRRMMDLVERAQNGESEAFGSLYDHYSDTVYRYIYYRVGGRATAEDLTSETFLRALRRIGTFTWQGRDFGAWLVTIARNLVADHFKSSRFRLEVTTGEMLDANEVERSPEESVLESLANSALLDAVHKLNPQQQECVTLRFLQGLSVAETARVMGKNEGAIKTLQYRAVRTLARLLPDDAR; encoded by the coding sequence GTGTACCCACACGTCGGGGTTGTCGCCTCGGGCCTGGCTACGCTGCGCACGACGGTCCTCGACCGGCTGCGCGACCTTGTCCCCCCCGCGTTCGCCACCCCTGCCTTCGCCACACCCGTCCCCGCGGGCCCGTTCGCCTACGCCCTGGCCGAAAGCACCGCCGGCCCCACCACCGTCGGCAGACGCGCCCGCGCCGGCTCCGCCGGCGCCTCCACCGCCAGGCGGCCCGCCGCCGACAGCGACAGCCGCCGCATGATGGATCTGGTCGAGCGCGCCCAGAACGGCGAGTCGGAGGCGTTCGGCAGCCTCTACGACCACTACTCGGACACGGTCTACCGCTATATCTACTACCGCGTCGGCGGCCGGGCCACCGCCGAGGACCTCACCAGTGAGACCTTCCTGCGCGCCCTGCGCCGCATCGGCACCTTCACCTGGCAGGGGCGCGACTTCGGCGCCTGGCTGGTCACCATCGCGCGCAACCTGGTCGCCGACCACTTCAAGTCGAGCCGATTCCGCCTCGAAGTGACCACGGGCGAAATGCTGGACGCCAACGAGGTGGAGCGCAGCCCCGAGGAGTCGGTGCTGGAGTCGCTGGCCAACTCCGCCCTGTTGGACGCGGTGCACAAGCTCAACCCCCAACAGCAGGAGTGCGTCACGCTGCGGTTCCTGCAAGGGCTCTCGGTCGCCGAGACGGCCCGGGTCATGGGCAAGAACGAGGGCGCGATCAAGACACTCCAGTACCGCGCCGTACGCACCCTCGCCCGGCTCCTCCCCGACGACGCACGCTGA
- a CDS encoding lysophospholipid acyltransferase family protein — protein sequence MADAKVIPFDEGERRSLRATDPGERPDGPGESTGAGESAAPPETGPGWDAALARGLAFVRRRLAGDYEVDDFGYDEDLTDEVLMTLLRPVFERYFRVEVRGIENVPDEGGALIVANHSGTLPWDGLMAQVAVRDRHPAGRRLRLLAADLVFQLPVVNELARKAGHTLACAEDAQELLERGELVGVMPEGFKGIGKPFAERYKLQRFGRGGFVSTALRARAPIVPCSIVGAEEIYPMVGNARTVARLLGLPYFPVTPTFPWLGPLGAIPLPTKWTIEFGEPIETGDLPPEAADDPMLMFQLTDQVRETIQHTLYKLLVARRSVFF from the coding sequence GTGGCTGATGCCAAGGTGATCCCGTTCGACGAGGGCGAGCGACGCTCCCTGCGGGCCACGGATCCCGGTGAACGGCCCGACGGGCCGGGCGAGTCCACGGGGGCCGGGGAGTCCGCGGCGCCTCCGGAGACGGGCCCGGGCTGGGACGCGGCGCTGGCCCGTGGACTTGCCTTTGTCCGCCGGAGGTTGGCCGGGGACTACGAGGTGGACGACTTCGGCTACGACGAGGACCTCACCGACGAGGTTCTGATGACGCTGCTGCGGCCGGTGTTCGAGCGGTACTTCCGGGTCGAGGTGCGCGGGATCGAGAACGTGCCGGACGAGGGGGGCGCGCTGATCGTCGCCAACCACTCGGGCACGCTGCCATGGGACGGGCTGATGGCCCAGGTGGCGGTGCGCGACCGGCATCCGGCGGGGCGCCGCCTTCGGTTGCTGGCCGCTGACCTGGTGTTCCAGCTGCCGGTGGTCAACGAGCTGGCGCGCAAGGCGGGACACACGTTGGCCTGTGCGGAGGACGCCCAGGAGCTGCTGGAGCGCGGCGAGTTGGTCGGCGTGATGCCCGAGGGCTTCAAAGGCATAGGCAAGCCCTTCGCCGAGCGGTACAAGCTCCAGCGGTTCGGCCGGGGCGGGTTCGTGAGTACGGCGCTGCGGGCGCGGGCGCCGATCGTGCCGTGCTCGATCGTGGGGGCCGAGGAGATCTACCCGATGGTGGGCAACGCGCGGACGGTCGCTCGGCTGTTGGGCCTGCCGTACTTCCCCGTGACGCCGACGTTCCCCTGGCTGGGCCCGTTGGGCGCGATACCCCTGCCGACCAAGTGGACCATCGAGTTCGGCGAGCCGATCGAGACGGGGGATCTGCCGCCGGAGGCGGCGGACGACCCGATGCTGATGTTCCAACTGACCGACCAGGTCAGGGAGACCATCCAGCACACCCTCTACAAGCTGCTGGTGGCTCGCCGTTCGGTGTTCTTCTGA
- a CDS encoding glutamyl-tRNA reductase, whose amino-acid sequence MTLLVVGLSHRSAPVSVLERAALNAEAGGKLLRELTDDTALEAALLSTCNRIEIYAEVDRYHPGVSALTTVLARHAGVSVDELSPYLYVHYEERAVRHLLTVASGLDSMVVGEGQILGQIKTALALAQDEHTAGRLLNDLFQQALRVGKRAHSETGIDRAGQSLVTFGLQQLAGAGEAPSSAPWRRVLVIGAGSMSSLAASTLARAGVAELVIANRTLERAERLAEGLEQSGVKARAVPINAISVAAELAVADLVVSCTGATGLVLTTEAVAHAMRERGRPLAVLDLAMPRDVDAGVHRLEGVRLVDIESLAAASADAPMAADVDAVRGIVADEVAAFCAARRAAHITPTVVALREMASDVVAAELTRLHGRVPDLDDKQRAEITRTVRRVVDKLLHAPTVRVKELAGEPGGDHYATALRQLFDLDPRAAVAVRNPEQERS is encoded by the coding sequence ATGACCCTGTTGGTCGTGGGGCTGAGCCACCGCAGCGCGCCCGTCAGCGTGCTGGAGCGTGCCGCGCTGAACGCGGAGGCGGGCGGCAAGCTCCTCAGGGAGCTGACGGACGACACGGCGCTGGAGGCGGCGCTGCTCTCCACCTGCAACCGCATCGAGATCTACGCCGAGGTGGATCGCTACCACCCCGGCGTCTCCGCGCTGACCACGGTGTTGGCGCGGCATGCCGGGGTGTCCGTCGACGAACTCTCTCCCTACCTCTATGTCCACTACGAGGAGCGGGCGGTGCGGCATCTGCTCACCGTGGCCTCGGGTCTTGACTCGATGGTGGTCGGCGAGGGGCAGATTCTCGGCCAGATCAAGACGGCGCTCGCGCTGGCGCAGGACGAGCACACCGCGGGGCGGCTGCTGAACGACCTGTTCCAGCAGGCCCTTCGGGTCGGCAAGCGCGCGCACAGCGAGACGGGGATCGACCGGGCGGGTCAGTCCCTGGTCACCTTCGGGTTGCAGCAGTTGGCCGGTGCCGGCGAGGCGCCGTCCTCGGCGCCCTGGCGCCGGGTGCTGGTGATCGGCGCCGGCTCCATGTCCTCCCTGGCCGCGTCCACGCTGGCGCGGGCCGGTGTCGCCGAACTGGTGATCGCCAACCGGACCTTGGAGCGCGCCGAGCGGCTGGCCGAAGGGCTTGAGCAGAGCGGGGTCAAGGCCAGGGCGGTGCCGATCAACGCGATCTCGGTGGCGGCCGAGCTGGCCGTCGCCGATCTGGTGGTCTCCTGCACGGGGGCCACCGGTCTCGTGCTCACCACCGAGGCGGTGGCGCACGCGATGCGGGAGCGGGGACGGCCGCTGGCGGTGCTCGACCTGGCCATGCCCCGGGATGTGGACGCGGGGGTGCACCGCCTTGAGGGCGTGCGTCTGGTCGACATCGAGTCGCTGGCCGCGGCCTCGGCCGACGCCCCGATGGCGGCGGACGTGGACGCGGTGCGGGGCATCGTCGCCGACGAGGTGGCCGCGTTCTGCGCCGCCCGCCGCGCGGCGCACATCACGCCGACCGTGGTGGCGCTGCGGGAGATGGCCTCCGATGTGGTGGCCGCCGAACTGACCAGGCTGCACGGTCGCGTCCCCGATCTGGACGACAAGCAGCGAGCGGAGATCACCAGGACGGTGCGCAGGGTGGTGGACAAGCTGCTGCACGCGCCGACCGTACGCGTCAAGGAGTTGGCCGGTGAGCCGGGCGGCGACCACTACGCGACGGCGCTGCGTCAGCTTTTCGATCTCGACCCGCGGGCGGCCGTCGCCGTTCGCAACCCGGAACAGGAGCGGTCATGA